The window GAAATTGTTCGAATTAAAACAAGATAATAACCCAGTGCAACTTGAAACATAGGAGTATTACCGGATATAACCTAGAACACTTCAAATATTTAGCACAAATGTTTGTCCGAACGGTCACAACTTTTTCTATGATCGGGAACTGAaaattttcttctaatttttgaaagattttattcattttctttttgttactATGAAATTCATTATTGTTAATGCCCGGGCATGAAGTGGTTAATTGTCCTAAATTGCTTATTTAATGAGTCCCCATCTTGACATACGTATGATGCAGTATTTATCAACGTTTTTTTTTTGCTGTCCGATGACATTACTTCTAGATTTTTGACCATAATGCATGGGGACTAGTGTATATTTCAACGAAAAAATCACTCATTCTTAAATTTTTACTCTTCAATGAGTTTTTCACGCTGAAATAATGTCACTTATAATAGATTATTATGGACCATTATCCATATTCAGTAATCAGGAGTATATATGGTATGTGCATGTTCACATTTCTTTGTAATCAATTGTTTCAAGACTGCAGTTTTGCAGAACCTGGGCTACCATAGTCAGTCAGAGTCAGCCTTATTTTGTGCAGACAAATCTCCGTAGATCAAAATCGTTATATGGCCTGTTGTGGTGCGTAGAACTAATTTATTCCAGCAACCTTAAAGCTAGACGTTTAAAGATTGATTCCCCGGGATGACATTCCACTTCTGTAAGTTCGATGATCTTAGAGCTTATTATCTGGTCACTATACAACATGCTGAATTTCCTGGATTAAACCTCAGACTGATAGTTTTTTTGTGTGTTGAGAGTCAGCTCACTGATCACAACTTTCTTAACACAACCGATCATTCTTGTTCTTAAACTTAGCCATTCTGTTTAGCAGTAAGAAAATGCTAATTACCTTGATTCATCCCACGTGTTACTAGTGAACTCTTTCTATTCTGTTATTAGTTAGAAGCTTATAGCCATCAAATTATGTCAAAAAAATACACATAAAGCCTTAATGTACCGGAATTGTACATTCTTACCCTTATTCCGGCATGGAATATGCCTCCCTCCCAAGTTAAGTTTCCTTATTCTGACAGGAATCTTCCATTAAACTGGGAAAGCATAAGCCTCCTTCCCGAGCTAAGATCTCTTATCGGTTGGAGGCATTGACCCTTCATTCCCTTCAAAATATACCAACACATGCATATTTATATACACTAcacaaaagataaaactttttaGTATTTACCAGAAAAAAGATAAAAGTTTTAGAAAAAAGACAAGGGcggtgatattttttttaagagtattgaatacatataaatattaagaTGAATTCTAGACAAAAGTACCACAGCTATAACTAGGCCAAAGATAGCACTTCAGCATACAAGAGTTTACAAACATGTAATATTTCTGGGGACAGATGTCTCAGTACATGATATTAACACACCCTAAGGATAGAAACTTATAAGATACACTTGtaacaaaattttcaatgtcattGTTTCGTGGTCCATGGTGCAAAGAAGCTCTGGCCAGAAGCTgagttaattataaataataatcagCCCAGAGTTCATCATCGAAGTCGGTAATACTAACACGGCGGATCAAGCGTCTGATTTTAGCTCTTGATGAAGATCTAGGAAATTCCAACATATCATCTGTCATTGCTAATGCTACATCTTTTTTCATGCCCTCACTACGGTGGATGGACATTGTTTTTAGCGATGGAGAATGGGCAAGAAGAAACTTGACTAGCTCCAACTCAGCTATCCGACCTTGGAAATCACTAAACGTGACAATTTCAAGATTATCAAAACTAGATATTTCCGAATCGTCTATCCAACAATTCTTGAGATCTTTTTTACCGTAAAGGTAACAGTCAGCCTAGTGATAGAGAAAATATATCAGAATCGTCAAATAGAAGCTATAGTAAGTAGCAACACATGATTTGAAGTGTACTAGATCTGTGCTCACCAAAATATGTAGTTTGCACAAGTTGGGAGCACTCCGGATTAAACAAAGCAAACAAGAAATTTCATATGAATCAGTGAAATCCATATTGCAGATACTTAGAGTCTTTAGGTAAGATAGTGGTTTAGGAAGTCGATTTGGAGAACCTCCTGCAGCCAAGTACTTCGAACCAAGTTGTGAACAAAAAGCACAAACAATTAGAAGTTAATTGGTAATAAAAGTTACAGTAAAACAAGGCAAAGAGAATACAATTTTACCTTAATAAAACACAATCCTGCAGAGAACTTCTCAATTTTAGGTAAATTACTGAGAAACTTGACCACATTGGATGTTTCTGTCTGCTTTTCTGGTACAAACGTCAACATAAAAGAAAATTCTGTAAGGTTTTCTAACCCAATTGAAGAAAAATCTGAAGTTATTTCACGACATATCTGAAGCAGGCATTTGAGATTGGGAGCAAGGAAGTTAGTATGAAAGATTCCTTGGCAACCTATCAAGGTCAACTTCTCAAGCACAGGGCAGTGGAAGATGCTTGGTCCAAAATCATAAGTAGCATCAATTAGCTCGAGATTCTTCAAGCAAGTGAATCTTCCATTTACAGGTGTATATGGAAACCAAACACTTAAAAGCCTCAAATGAGTCAGGTCTAAAGAAGCAAACTGATGCAACCCAACTTCTCGAAGCTCAGTGTCACACAAGACAAGTTGCTTGATACCCTTTCTTGCGAAAAGCGGGATCCACTGATTAATGTAGTCGTGAGTTATTAGAGGATCACATTCACTAGGAGTCTCCATAGAAAATTTGAGAATTGGACCATTGTGGCGTAAGAGAACTTTATTTATCGCACTAACAAATTTTAGCGCATTCATTTGTCGACCATGAGGTTCAACAAAACTAAACCACCTTTCATCAGAatcttcataatcaaacatcGAATAGTTGAAGCTTAGACGCGGAATCATGGTCCAAGAATGCCTCCATTTAGTTGACAAGATACTGGTTCTCACTGCATCTCGTATAGGCAGAAAACATAGGATAATTTCTTGCAAGTTCCGAGGCAGCTCACTGATTCTATCTTTCTTTACAAAACCGCCCTTCATCTTACGAGATTCTGCCATTCTCTTCTCCAATTTGAAAATGCTAACAAAAGTATACGCCAATAGCTCctcttaaaaatcaaactaaaaataattgaacaaaaaaaaatgttatcaaCAACTTCACatttatacatttttaattaaacaactcctaaacaaaatcttttttgaatatttagGGTTAGTACCTGTTCTActcaacaacattttttttaatatttacacacattatttctactcaacaacatttttttttaaatatttacacaTGAAAATATTAACAGAAAGCGATTAACTGAAGTAAGAAATGATTGAACAATTCTGAAATCGATCTTACTACTATAACACAAAAGTAAAGGCAACTTACATTTAGACTTAGCAACACAAGAGGAAAGAGGAGCAGTGATTTTGAATTTAGGGTTCTCATGGGTCAGCGGTTAATTGTGAGTTGTGAGTCTTGTGACTTGGTGAGCAGCAAAGAAAAAGTATACGACGCCTCTTTCTCTTCTCTCCCCGTCCCTTCTCCTCTTTCTCCTTGCTCCCTCTCCTCACTCTCTCCCAATTTGTGAAATGAATTGGGCTCTCTTTTCCCTCACTCTCTCTTAATAGTAAGATGAAGTGGGTTTCGGATTTTGgagaaatcaaaaatttaaactcGATTAAAAGTAACTGTCCTGTCTGTGATTgtatttgcaatatttttatgggcaatgctagagaccccaaaaagtttctccaaaatgttttaccaaatgatgtggcatACAAGTCGAAGATTTTGATTGGATGATTGATGAATATACAAGgggggtctcattattattgtGCAACCAATCAGTGTAtgccacatcatttgggaaaaaaatttggggTGATTTTTTGGGGTATGTAGCATTTTCCTATTTTTATTGGTGGTTGTATGCACGGTGTAAATGAGTCGAGCCTAGCTCAACTCTAAagtgctcgtgtatcgtttgttaaaaaattagcaaatttgaattcgagctcgagcttggatcgagccaaaaatattgtttgagaaTCGATTCATTAAGGAATAATTCTGTTCACGAACGGCTCACAAACCGCTCatgaacatgtctcacgagcatttgctcacgaaccgctcattaacttacgctcacgaacatgtctcacgaatttttgctcacgaatcgctcattaattttgttcacgagcttgtttaataaattttgctaacgagctagcttatgctcataaatttatttacgagcttgtttattatttaatttaatttaaaaaatgaattaaaattctatcaatattttaatttatactctaaggaatcataaattcataataaatcatcTATTTATAAAACTCCCGCATCCACGAGCCATGTTCACGAGTCAAGTTCACAAACCATGTTCACGGGCCGAgttcacgaaccatgttcacAAACTCATAATCcgaacttgttcgcgaactaacgagtcgaactctactgtgctcaagttcagctcgtttataaaGCGAACCTTAAAATTGTGCTCAAGATCGACTTGTTTATGAATCGAACCGAGCTTGAACCGAGCTTTTTTCGAACCAAACACCGAGCGAttatcgagcgtatcaactcatttaccGTCCTAATTGTATGTATTTGTGGGGTTGATTGCCGCAAGTGATTTCTTCGTGTTGATGGGTTGTCGAAGTTTGGGAAAATTGCAGGGTCAAGACAGACGAAGGAGGCGTGAAGGGAGATCGAGAAAAGAGAGTGTAGTGTAAAGATATAAATAGACTGCTGACGGTTGTTTTGAGTTGTTTTAATTGATTTCGAGTCTGTGAATTGCGATATTATTATTGGCACCATAAGGGTGCTCATCGCACCCTTGcaatcagttgcaacttattatgcaattaaatgtaatttaaataattttttttctaacaaTCACATATATGATTGTTGATAGTTTCAGATATAGTTGCATATGTATAATCgtatttttacaatatttttttgtaaatatgtattttagtaatttttcttgaaaaatgatAACAATTTTGGAAAAAGCTTCATAGATTTGagtgtttataaaaaaaaatcctagtTTTAAAAACATTGACACAACAGGGACATCAATATTCACATTCCAAGCACGTTTGGCTTTTCAAATTTCAGTGaatactagcataaaagcccgtgcaagACACAGGGCCGTAGTTtataatgaatatttattttaaaattatgtattttgattttaatttatgtataatatatacatttgatttataattttataaatataaatttattttagaaatcaactaataatgttaataatatttttattcaacttGAACTAAcataacataatttatatacGAGACATTTATACTGATATTAATTTGTCCAGCGGATTGTTTAATCAAAATTCGATAgttaaaattgattttaggtCAAATTGATTTCATATAATCATAGGATAGATAACCATTAATTGAATTTTATCTAGGAACATGCATAGCCGAAACTGATTTTAAGCTCcttaatatatactccctccgtcccaaaatacatgtcacaTTTGACTTTtaactagtcaaattgactcaTCTTTGACTgcaatttatatgtattatataattgaaaaaaataaacaaaaaaatatcattagaaaatatatctaattgCAGTCAAAGAtgagtcaatttgactagttaaaagtcaaaagtgacatgtattttgggacggagtgAGTACTTACAGTTTGTCACTCGTTGACTGGAAATACATTTCACCTTTAGTTGATCATCTATTGCTCTATTATTGATGAAAACGTATCTATATATTACATGCTTCTCTAAGAAATTTTTATGAcgattatttatcaataattcaTTTATTAGATTTGGTGTTACGAAATTACTTAGTCGATATTCAAACATTGATCATTCTCCTAATTGATTTTTACATTATTTGCATGACACGTAACTTGATTTTGAGTCTTACTCAAAATTTGGTCTTATTTCTCAAGTTTGATACATCTCATTCTGATCCCTGTATTTCTCAagtctaattaaaaatattttagaataatgtATTTTCAATTATctagatttttaatataattgattgtagagtttaatgatataattctaattcaaaaaaaaaaattgcgaaaattaataaatcaagAATATTTAACCATCTCTCaaacttaattaaataatgatGCTATTATAAATGAGTGATTAATGAATGTCATAAATACAATCAACATAAATATAACTAACAAAGGAATATAATTATTCAATAGTATTTAATAGTTAAAATGTAATAAATGCATTAATTGATGGCTTTCCTGTAAATATGAGATAAGTAGGGGTATATTCGACTTTTTACGACCATTTTCATGACAATTTTTGCCCTTGGTtgtcttattatatatatataagtagatagaTTCGtgaaagaatatttttttaatgtttaaagttTTAAATTATTGTCTAAAATTTAAAGTTAATACCGGTGAATGAAACTGCGAAGTCTTCGAGAATCTCATAAATCATTTCACTGCACAGATATATTATGACAAAATCATAAATTCACAAACTTTTCTACGcactaaataatttaaaaaatttaatagttaaattttgatgtattttttagactacatttatattttaataatttaaataaaatatgataacagGAAGAAGACAAACATTGGGAGAAATATTGTCTCAACACTAGtgttatagaaaaaaaaaaggaaaaatctAACTCAACTTGCTAGCAATTTTGTTCAAAATATCAATGTCCTTAAGGTTAAACGAGCATccatatatccatatataattgattatttAAGATTTAGATGAAATGTAACAAATCCTATTTATtccaattaaatataataagcaatgagattatatttaattttagtttattagaaataatatatgttatatatcttTTCACAAATGTACCTCAAACAATTATGCCAGACTAATATTAACCAAGAACCCTGACGAACTAACATCATATATCTCCAGTATATTACATGCAGAAAAACTATTTTAGGAAAAGCTTTACATAAGCGCACAAGTTGAGAAGAGATGCACATAAAATTCATAGAGTTATACATACATTTGTAAAGAAGTATGGGTCATAAGCTCGCTGCATAGCAAATACACACTATCATATATCAAAGAGATAAGTCCAAAGCTCATTATCAAAATCATCAATGATAACAGGGTCATCCAGGTATCTAATCTCTGCTGTCGATGAAGCTCTAGAATATTGCATAATCTCTTCCGCCATTGTTAATGCCACATCCTCTTTAATGTATATACTCCGGTGGATGGACATTGTATTCAGCATCGGACTGTGGCCTAGTAGAAACTTGACCAACTCGAACTCTGATCTGAGACCTAAGAAATCACTGAACGTGACAATTTCGAGATGATCTATAGTACAATCTTCAGAATCTTTTATCCAGTAATTCTTGAGATCCCCTTCATCATCACACCCACAAACTTCATCCTCATAATGGTAACACTCGCTATGCTGATagagaaaatattataaatgtcATAAAGTAGGTATGGAGATAGAAAGTGAGTTGAAGGGCATACGATGACTCACTGAGATATGTAAATTGCACAAGTTGGGAGCACTCTGAATCAAACAAAGCAAACAAAAAACCTCTGACAAATCAGCGAAGTTCATTTCACAGATGTTTAGTGTGTTTAGGTAAGGTAGTGGCTGAGCAAGTCTATTTGGGCATCCTCCAGCAGCTAAGTACTTTGAAACATGTTGCAGACAAAGAGCACATATAGTTAGACATTGGTGAGCAATAAAAGGTTGCAGACTTATAGTAGACAATGGAAAAAGTTCACAAATATTACCTTAAGATATTCCCTTCCTGAAGAGAACTTCTCAATTTTATGTAAACTGCCAAGAACCTTGACCACATTGGGTGTTTCTGGCGGCATCAGTAGGCTTCGTAAAAACATGCAAGAATACTCTGTAAGGTTTTCTAACCCAGCTAAAGCATAGTCCAAGTTTAATTTGTCATATACTTGATGCAGACATTTCAGATTAGGCGCTCGGAAGTTCATAGGGAAGAGTCCTTCACAAAGTATCAAAGCCAACTTCTCAAGCCCAGGACAATCGAATATGCTTTTTCCAAAATTAGAAGTAACATGAACTAGCTCGAGATTAACCAGATTCGCAAAGCCTCCTAATGCAGGTTTATAGGGAAACAAAACATTTGTAAGCCTTAAATGAGTCAAATCTAGAGAAGAGAAATCATGCGCCATGGTTTCTTGAAACTCATAGTCCTCCTCTACAATAAGTTGCTTGATACCTTTTCTTGATAATAGTGGAATCCACTGATCGATAAACTCATATATTATTTGACCATCACAAAGTTGACTTCGAGGCAGCATGAGGGTAAATTTGAGGATTGAACCACTGTGCATTAGGAGAACTTTATTTACCACAGTTACCAATCTAATCGTCACCACTCGTCGGTCATAACAATATTCTTCCAATTTATACCAGATGCTGAATTGATCATCAAAAGTTACATTTGGCATTGTAGTCCAACACAGTCTCCATTTTCTCGACAGGACACTGGTTCTCACAGCATCTTGTATAGGCAAAAGGCAGAggataatttgttttattttcaaagGCAGCTCGCTGATCCTATCTTGACGCAACCGACGAATCTTTTTCATACTAGATTCTGCCATTCTTTTCTGCAACCAAAAAACCCTAAACATATTCAATATCATCGATTCACCCAACATATTTAAACATACGTTTCTACCATCTAACAAACATATTTCTCCTGATAATTCAAGAtttgaaacaaaacaaacccTATTCACCTGAAACACCCCCCATACATCCTCCTGTAAATCAAATTAATGACAATTTAAATCAAGAAACTAGTCTCCTACTATCCTTCAATTAATAACAGATGGCCTGATTATAAAAGATTAATTAGCATTTcgatatgaatatatattaacttCAAGAAAGCgtttatatttttcattccattcccgGCTTGTTCCGTTCCATCCAACTTAACGCAAACCTAGAGTGTCTATATAATGGTACATTTTTTAGAGTTTCGTCTTTTGAAAGCGCAAGTTGGTGATTAGTAAAGAACTTAACAACAAGGAGATGATGAATTACACAGCGAATCGAAACTCAAGAAACGAAATCGAAAACGGCAAGACTACAAGTCAAATTCCAATAAGCAATAATTAATATACAATGTATAATCGTGATAGATAGAGAAAAAGGATACCTGGTTATTGGTCGACAAGTCGGAGAGATGCGCAGCTCCCGATTGCGTTTGCGCCCTTTCTTTCTCCAGTCCAGCGGAATTGAAAATAACATACACGAGCAGCTCTGTTTTTTTCTCAATACACTTGTCTGTTTCTGGGCTTTTAAATGTTTTTGATCAGCAATTGTTTCCAAAATACTCCTGTTCCCTCGctcttctttaattttttttatattatttgtaatatattttaaatcgtatgtaaatataattttataatttattttcaaaaaatttcctttttaaattaattacttaaatataaaattttatttctaattataaaatattttctgcaattatatttcacaaaaaatttaaaataaattcaagtCATTTCTACCATACGAGAACCAAGTCAGCGCGTGAATAAACCTGCAAAGTAGTCTAGAATCATAGATCATTTTCTGCAAACAGCTGGATTAATTATTGTCGCGAATTAAATTGGGCTTCTAAAAGCAAATCTAATGATAAATGTGAAATAGCTATAGTCATTGTTATAGTATGACATGACACAGTAATTTTTAATTGTGTTCATAATGTTTAGCTAATTTTTAACTCAATCCGATACTAAATGCTAGATGCATTGGTTGTGTCGCTCCGAGGTGACAAAGATGCATGAATGCATTCTTAGATGCAAATTTGGCTCGCAGTATGCATTATGGATATTTGCATCCAAATTTACAACCCATTCGAAgtgttttttatttcatttgcaGGCAAATTATGACAATAACACCACTTTtgacattgcaatggacttgcTGCCAGAGACTACTATGAGACACTAACTTGGGCGTAGTTTCTCAACACTTAATCTGTATTGTTAACCTCAAACACCCTAATATTTGTACAGTTATACATCCTCTTAAGTCTGTTGTATATACTAATTATGTGCTGAAATTTGGATAAGTTCAGATAGAAAAGATATAGAGGTAATACATAAGCTATAAGCTGCTCAAAATTAGCATACTTTCCAGACAGTGGCGGATCTGGCTATGAAGttaaggggggtcaatttttttgtaaaaaaaattaaaaggggtcacaaaaaaattaaggggggtcaatttcaattttacaacctaaaaatatgtataatattaataaaaaaaaaattaaggggggtcaGTTGCCCCCTCTTGCCCCTTCTAAGATCCGCCTCTGTTTCCAGATATAAATAAGCTGGCTGCAAGAAGATCCATTACATATAATCATAATTCAAATCGATTAGTTTATTAAATCATCAAACTTAACAGGGTGTTTCAAGTGTCTGAGTTCCACTCTTGATGCTCTATATCAATGCGGCATCTCTTCTGCCATTATTAAATACCACTTCCATTTTTGTCTGTTAACT of the Daucus carota subsp. sativus chromosome 4, DH1 v3.0, whole genome shotgun sequence genome contains:
- the LOC135152062 gene encoding F-box/FBD/LRR-repeat protein At1g13570-like; protein product: MAESRKMKGGFVKKDRISELPRNLQEIILCFLPIRDAVRTSILSTKWRHSWTMIPRLSFNYSMFDYEDSDERWFSFVEPHGRQMNALKFVSAINKVLLRHNGPILKFSMETPSECDPLITHDYINQWIPLFARKGIKQLVLCDTELREVGLHQFASLDLTHLRLLSVWFPYTPVNGRFTCLKNLELIDATYDFGPSIFHCPVLEKLTLIGCQGIFHTNFLAPNLKCLLQICREITSDFSSIGLENLTEFSFMLTFVPEKQTETSNVVKFLSNLPKIEKFSAGLCFIKYLAAGGSPNRLPKPLSYLKTLSICNMDFTDSYEISCLLCLIRSAPNLCKLHILADCYLYGKKDLKNCWIDDSEISSFDNLEIVTFSDFQGRIAELELVKFLLAHSPSLKTMSIHRSEGMKKDVALAMTDDMLEFPRSSSRAKIRRLIRRVSITDFDDELWADYYL
- the LOC108217150 gene encoding F-box/FBD/LRR-repeat protein At1g13570, translating into MAESSMKKIRRLRQDRISELPLKIKQIILCLLPIQDAVRTSVLSRKWRLCWTTMPNVTFDDQFSIWYKLEEYCYDRRVVTIRLVTVVNKVLLMHSGSILKFTLMLPRSQLCDGQIIYEFIDQWIPLLSRKGIKQLIVEEDYEFQETMAHDFSSLDLTHLRLTNVLFPYKPALGGFANLVNLELVHVTSNFGKSIFDCPGLEKLALILCEGLFPMNFRAPNLKCLHQVYDKLNLDYALAGLENLTEYSCMFLRSLLMPPETPNVVKVLGSLHKIEKFSSGREYLKYLAAGGCPNRLAQPLPYLNTLNICEMNFADLSEVFCLLCLIQSAPNLCNLHISHSECYHYEDEVCGCDDEGDLKNYWIKDSEDCTIDHLEIVTFSDFLGLRSEFELVKFLLGHSPMLNTMSIHRSIYIKEDVALTMAEEIMQYSRASSTAEIRYLDDPVIIDDFDNELWTYLFDI